The Niallia alba genome includes a window with the following:
- a CDS encoding toprim domain-containing protein, with protein sequence MKKVIIVEGKSDKRKVEKIVREPVDIICTNGTIGVSKLDELLEELMDKDVYILVDADKSGDKLRKQFKRELPEAEFLYIDRKYKEVAASPEHHLATLLLQANIEIEAKYLDIRMNGL encoded by the coding sequence ATGAAAAAAGTAATCATTGTTGAAGGCAAATCAGATAAAAGAAAAGTAGAAAAGATTGTGCGTGAACCAGTTGATATCATTTGCACTAATGGAACAATAGGTGTATCGAAACTGGATGAATTGCTAGAAGAGTTAATGGATAAAGATGTGTATATTTTAGTGGATGCAGACAAGTCTGGAGATAAGTTAAGGAAGCAGTTTAAAAGAGAACTTCCAGAAGCAGAATTTCTTTATATAGATCGAAAATATAAAGAAGTGGCCGCCTCACCAGAACATCATTTAGCAACACTCTTATTGCAGGCAAATATCGAAATTGAAGCCAAATATTTAGATATAAGGATGAATGGTTTATGA
- a CDS encoding thioredoxin family protein: MIEWKPDQWEKQIKDASTAFFYLYTPLCGTCMVASKMLTVLHTMKPDLNLGKMDLNYAPDLATKFEVESVPCLLIIENGELKEKVYRFESVPHLLEVINKYTR; encoded by the coding sequence ATGATAGAATGGAAGCCCGATCAGTGGGAGAAACAAATAAAAGATGCATCAACTGCCTTTTTTTATTTATATACTCCTCTTTGCGGAACATGCATGGTTGCTTCTAAGATGCTAACGGTATTACATACAATGAAGCCAGATTTAAACTTAGGAAAAATGGATTTGAATTATGCTCCAGATTTAGCAACAAAGTTTGAAGTTGAAAGTGTTCCTTGTCTATTGATTATCGAAAATGGGGAGTTAAAGGAAAAAGTATATCGCTTTGAATCGGTTCCTCATTTACTGGAAGTGATTAATAAATACACGAGGTAG
- a CDS encoding arsenate reductase family protein translates to MKVTFYWYPKCSTCRKAKKWLDENHVSYEEVHIVDNPPSRALLEDLYKNSGLELKKFFNTSGQKYRDLGLKDKINEASEGELLDLLASDGMLIKRPLTTDGNKVTLGFKEEVFEESWG, encoded by the coding sequence ATGAAAGTTACTTTTTATTGGTATCCAAAATGCTCAACCTGTCGAAAGGCGAAAAAGTGGCTCGATGAAAATCATGTGTCATATGAAGAAGTACATATTGTAGATAATCCTCCTTCCCGTGCATTATTAGAGGATTTGTATAAAAACAGCGGTCTTGAATTAAAGAAGTTTTTCAATACCTCTGGCCAGAAATACAGAGATCTAGGATTAAAGGACAAAATAAACGAAGCTTCAGAAGGTGAATTGCTAGATTTGCTTGCTTCTGATGGCATGCTAATTAAACGCCCTTTAACAACAGATGGAAATAAAGTAACATTAGGGTTTAAAGAAGAAGTGTTTGAAGAAAGTTGGGGATAA
- a CDS encoding acyl-CoA dehydrogenase family protein, translating into MQKGGSFLTEQVTEEAIFTPEDFTEEHQMIAEMTSEFVQKRVLPHLAEMENHQFTITKQLMEEAGELGLLSSDIPEIYGGLGLDKISTAVISEMMSVAGGFSVTHGAHIGIGSLPIVLFGNKAQKEKYLPDLATGKKIASYALTEPTVGSDALSVKTTAVLNKEGTHYLLTGEKQWITNSGIADIFVVYAKVNQHHFTAFIVEKAFSGVSVGKEENKLGIKSSSTCAVRFDQVEVPVENVLGEVGRGHLIALNILNIGRYKLGLGAIGASKEALKKTIAYTDKRIQFSTPISRFPLTLEKYATMASYIYAAESTVYRTAGLLSEAMDGLADDVEMKKMAKIINEYVIECSLNKIFASEVLDMVVDECVQLHGGNGFMEDYDIVRMYRDSRINRIFEGTNEINRLLIPPTLAKKSLKGELPLFALAAMTEKEMISFLPEDPDEMPLSQEKMLLSNSKKISYLLFGMMLKKYKDKLEEQQEIMVNLANIINAIFAMDSCILRTEKSMEKSKKEEKQKMLYTEIYCQEAFQQVITEATDTLAYMLSGDELRLALSVLKKYTRYTPKALIASKREAATSLLKAGEYYV; encoded by the coding sequence ATGCAAAAGGGTGGAAGTTTTTTAACAGAACAAGTCACCGAAGAAGCTATTTTCACACCAGAAGATTTTACGGAAGAGCATCAGATGATTGCAGAAATGACGAGTGAGTTTGTTCAGAAAAGAGTATTACCACATTTGGCCGAAATGGAAAATCATCAATTTACTATTACGAAACAATTGATGGAAGAGGCAGGAGAACTAGGATTATTAAGTTCAGATATTCCAGAAATATATGGTGGTTTGGGCTTAGATAAAATCAGTACTGCTGTTATCTCTGAGATGATGTCTGTTGCAGGTGGCTTCTCTGTCACTCATGGAGCTCATATAGGAATTGGTTCATTACCGATTGTTTTATTCGGAAATAAAGCACAAAAGGAAAAGTATTTACCAGATTTAGCTACAGGTAAAAAAATAGCATCCTACGCACTAACAGAACCTACTGTTGGATCAGATGCACTTAGTGTAAAAACAACAGCAGTTTTAAATAAAGAGGGTACACATTATTTATTGACTGGTGAAAAGCAGTGGATTACGAATTCAGGAATTGCGGATATCTTTGTCGTATATGCAAAAGTAAATCAACACCATTTTACTGCCTTTATCGTTGAAAAAGCCTTTTCTGGGGTTTCAGTAGGAAAAGAAGAAAATAAATTAGGAATTAAGAGTTCGTCAACTTGCGCTGTCCGTTTTGATCAAGTAGAAGTACCTGTGGAAAATGTGTTAGGAGAAGTAGGAAGAGGTCATTTAATTGCATTAAATATTTTAAATATTGGACGCTATAAGCTTGGCCTTGGAGCAATTGGTGCAAGTAAGGAAGCACTTAAAAAGACTATTGCATATACAGATAAACGAATACAATTCTCCACTCCGATATCCCGTTTTCCCCTTACACTTGAAAAGTATGCGACAATGGCTTCCTATATTTATGCAGCAGAAAGTACTGTTTATCGAACAGCTGGATTGCTTTCAGAAGCAATGGATGGATTAGCAGACGATGTAGAAATGAAAAAGATGGCGAAAATTATAAATGAATATGTAATAGAATGCAGTTTGAACAAAATCTTTGCTTCAGAAGTATTAGATATGGTTGTAGATGAATGTGTTCAACTCCATGGAGGCAATGGTTTTATGGAAGATTACGATATTGTGAGAATGTATCGTGATTCAAGAATCAATCGTATTTTTGAAGGGACAAATGAAATAAATCGATTATTGATTCCTCCTACCTTGGCCAAAAAGAGTTTGAAAGGTGAGCTTCCATTATTCGCACTTGCAGCAATGACGGAAAAAGAAATGATTTCCTTTCTTCCAGAAGATCCAGATGAAATGCCATTATCACAAGAAAAAATGCTTTTGTCGAATTCGAAAAAAATTAGTTATCTCCTATTTGGGATGATGCTAAAGAAATATAAGGATAAATTGGAAGAACAGCAAGAGATTATGGTGAATCTAGCAAATATTATCAATGCTATTTTTGCGATGGACTCCTGTATTTTAAGAACAGAGAAGTCAATGGAAAAAAGTAAAAAAGAAGAAAAGCAAAAAATGTTGTACACGGAAATCTATTGTCAGGAAGCTTTTCAACAAGTTATCACAGAAGCAACAGATACTTTAGCATATATGCTTAGTGGCGATGAATTAAGATTAGCCCTTTCCGTATTGAAGAAATATACTAGATATACACCAAAGGCCCTTATTGCCAGTAAGAGAGAGGCTGCAACAAGTTTGTTGAAGGCTGGAGAATATTACGTATAG
- a CDS encoding SCP2 sterol-binding domain-containing protein: protein MKSFVDKLNRKESLKPLFRNTSLSLAISCQNDVYIMELRDNRFSWRRMTDENPDVWLTGERDSIMKVSTGEILLRKAKKSELIQLEGSLRKILLLESLFFLSNSQPVNRTG, encoded by the coding sequence ATGAAAAGTTTTGTAGATAAGTTGAATCGTAAAGAGTCTTTAAAACCATTATTTCGAAACACTTCGCTTTCATTAGCGATATCATGCCAAAATGATGTCTATATAATGGAGTTAAGGGACAATCGTTTTTCATGGAGAAGGATGACAGATGAAAATCCAGATGTATGGTTAACGGGAGAAAGAGATAGTATAATGAAGGTTTCGACGGGTGAGATTCTTCTTAGAAAAGCGAAAAAAAGTGAATTGATTCAACTAGAAGGTTCTTTAAGAAAAATTCTTTTACTGGAATCTTTGTTTTTCTTAAGTAATTCACAGCCTGTAAATCGAACCGGTTAA
- the gcvH gene encoding glycine cleavage system protein GcvH yields the protein MAVPKDLRYSKEHEWVKVEGENARVGITYFAQSELGDIVFVELPEVGDEVTANEPFGSVESVKTVSELYAPISGKVVEVNEELSDNPEYVNESPYEKAWMVVIEPSDKADIEALMSSEQYEEMTNEG from the coding sequence ATGGCAGTACCAAAGGATTTACGATATTCAAAAGAGCATGAATGGGTTAAAGTTGAGGGAGAAAACGCACGTGTAGGAATTACATATTTTGCGCAATCTGAATTAGGCGATATCGTATTTGTTGAACTACCAGAAGTAGGCGATGAAGTAACGGCAAATGAGCCTTTCGGAAGTGTAGAATCTGTTAAAACAGTTTCTGAATTATATGCTCCTATCAGTGGAAAAGTAGTAGAAGTGAACGAAGAACTTAGCGACAATCCAGAGTATGTTAACGAATCTCCTTATGAAAAAGCATGGATGGTTGTTATCGAACCAAGCGATAAAGCGGACATTGAGGCACTTATGTCATCAGAACAATACGAAGAAATGACGAACGAAGGTTAA